A genome region from Marasmius oreades isolate 03SP1 chromosome 5, whole genome shotgun sequence includes the following:
- a CDS encoding uncharacterized protein (BUSCO:EOG09264XKX) has protein sequence MTIYYSLTFGLLAAEMITFCVLVAPLPYVVRKKLFHFLSESVIVAKLAYALKISFIFVGILFFDALQRMFRITAETDMARSGSQGVNDVRTETNLAARKFYAQRNTYLTGFTLFLSLVLTRTFYINLDLIHAQEEYAKLKGTDAKNTKGKATPSVSDADKDKEIAALKAKLRDFETLKSQAKSQADEYNRLADRYNKLTGEKTSNKKAD, from the exons ATGACCATATATTACAGCCTTACCTTTGGGCTTCTTGCGGCTGAGATGATCACCTTCTGTGTGCTCGTCGCTCCTCTTCCCTACGTTGTTCGCAAAAAGCTTTTCCATTTCCTATCTGAAAGCGTTATTGTCGCCAAACTTGCGTATGCCCTCAAGATTAGTTTCAT TTTTGTGGGCATATTATTCTTCGATGCACTCCAAAGAATGTTCCGTATCACCGCGGAAACCGATATGGCCAGATCCGGCTCTCAGGGTGTCAACGATGTTAGGACAGAGACCAACCTCGCCGCCAGGAAATTCTA TGCACAGAGGAATACGTATCTGACAGGGTTTACGCTGTTCCTTTCCCTCGTCCTTACACGAACCTTCTACATCAACCTTGACCTTATCCACGCCCAGGAAGAATACGCGAAGCTCAAGGGCACTGACGCGAAGAATACAAAGGGCAAGGCCACTCCCTCTGTTTCAGATGCCG ACAAAGACAAGGAGATTGCGGCTCTCAAGGCTAAATTGCGCGATTTTGAAACGCTTAAATCTCAGGCCAAATCTCAAGCCGACGAGTACAACCGTCTCGCAGACAGGTATAACAAACTTACCGGCGAGAAGACCTCTAATAAAAAGGCAGACTGA